The following nucleotide sequence is from Pseudoalteromonas xiamenensis.
TGAATTCTCTGTTTCCGACCCTGTATGTATACGGTTACATTCTAAAAGATGCAATTGCTACATTCTACACGATAATATTTTATGTGGCACGTTTTCTACCCACATTAGTCTTATAAATTATAGGGTTTTGACATAGATTAATTTTTCAAAGCGCCAACTAACCCGTTGTTTGCTTTTGTGACAGCGCAATTTAGGCTAAAATGCCATCCTTGGACACCCTTTAACTTTATTTTTATCGCTTTTTTAGCATCGAGGATGTGTACGTGCTCAAATCTCGTATTAAGTACAGCACTGCAAAGTTTGTTACCAGTGCACCCGATATTACGCGTTTACCTGCTGATGAAGGTATCGAAGTGGCATTTGCTGGTCGCTCAAACGCAGGTAAATCAAGTGCGCTAAACGCACTGACAAATCAAAAATTGGCACGCACCAGTAAAACGCCGGGCCGCACACAATTGATCAATACGTTTGAGCTTGATGCAGAAAAACGATTAATCGACTTGCCAGGCTATGGCTACGCAAAAGTCCCACTCGAGATGAAAATTAAGTGGCAAAAGTCGCTAGGTGAATACCTACAAAAACGCGACAGCTTGAAAGGTCTCGTCGTGCTTATGGATATTCGTCATCCACTTAAGGATCTGGATTTAGATCTGATTGAATGGGCGGTCGGCTGTGAAATTCCTGTTTTAGCGTTACTCACAAAAGCTGACAAATATGCGCAAGGAAAACGTAAGTCGGAAGTACTGCAGGTCCGCAAAGCGCTTGCAGAACTTGGCGGTGACATTAAAGTTCATGCTTTTTCATCGTTGAAAGGCATTGGTTTAACTGACTTGGCGTGGACACTTGACGATTGGTTTTTAGGTCCCTACGTTAAAGAAGTACCTGCAGAAGCGGAATAATTAACGAAGCGATGTGTCGGAAGGGCGTGAACTGAGCGCCCTAGTCTGCCAATAAAAAGCGGTCGTTTCCCGACACTAACCAAAACAGCCCTTCATTCTCAATCGCCCGCTCTGCCCATTGATAATAAACATGTCTTGATATTCGAGCTAATAACCCCCCTTTTAATACCATGTAGGGAATGTGCTGTTCTCGAAAGGCTCGATTAATGAGGGGAAAGTGCGTACACAATGGCCATTGCCGGTGTAAATTATCAGTAACGACAATGACCTCTCCTTCCTCAACGGACACGATTGTCCAAGATTGAATAATAAAGGGTACATCATCTACTTCAATTTCGACATCTTCAGCGGGTGTGGTCAAATGATAGCTCGCACCGACAAACGACTCGCCGTTTTCATACTCAACACGAAGAACACTAGCCCATAACTTTATCATTTCTTGCCGCGTTACCCGCGTACCATCATGAAACCAATTTGCCTCTGTATCGATTTTGATTGGTAGCGTTCCACATTGAGTGGGTTGCCAATGTGCTTGTGGTCCCTGTACGGACACTAGCTGAGTAATAAGAGCATCAAGGCTTTGCATAAAATGGTTTAGAATACGATACGTGGCGCAAACAAAGCGCCACGCATTGCTATTACTTTTGAACTAAATGAAGAGATACAAAAACAGGCACCGCGTGTGCAATGGCGTCTAATCCCGCAACTTTTCTAAGCGCTTCTACGCCTGCATCCAATGCATAATCTTTTGCATTAATTAGAAGAGGTTTACGCGTCGTCACGAAAAGATCGTTGCCTAGCTTCGCTACATTCAGGTCCAACATCACCTTTTGTGTTTTGCCATGCAGTGACAACGTCGCTTCAACGCCGTCCACTTTGTTCATACCTGATTTCAAACCGCTAAGTTGTTTTGCTAATGATGCGGTCAATTGCGCTTTAGGAAACGCAGCAACTTCGAACAGCATTTGTTGCATACGCTCGTTGCGGATTGGGATCATGCTTTCAACTGACGCGAGTTCGATAGAAAAAGAGAACTCGCCTGCATCTGATAGACGACCAGCGAACTGCGTAAAATGATGCACTTCACCGATCGTGTTTTTCTTCACAGAGACAAATTGAACATCACTGTTACTTGGATCGATTTGCCAATCTGCTACAGCGTTTGCTGCAAACAAACTAGATGCCAGTGTAGCCCCAGCCATGAAAATCGTTTTAAGCATGACGAATTCCTTTATAAAGTTAAGATGATTAATAAAGTCCACTATGCGCTTAAGTGTAAGGCTATTCGAATGAGGGGAAAAGAAAAGATTCATCAAAAGAAAAAACGGCTCGTCAAAACGACGAGCCGGTATAGCAATCTGGGGAGAAGCTATCAATACGCTGTATCCTCAAAAAGAGAGATACATCATCAACAGGATGTCCTACAGGATAAGGACGGCGCGCACTCTAGCAAATAGCCATCCAGAAATAAACACTTCCAAGCAAAATATAGGCCTATTTGATGTTTTGGCTACAATAATTTATAGCGACTTACATTTTGTTAAAGATGACGCGTTCTTTGCTCCCCAGACCTTGTTTAGAACTAATGTGCTTGTTGCCAGTTGTCGCCACTATCCGCTTCCACTAAAAGTGGCACATCTAACTTAGCCGCATTCGACATCAACTCACATATATGTTGCTTGTACTCGTCAACTTTATCGGCGCGGATTTCAAAGACTAATTCATCGTGTACTTGCATAAGCATTTTAATTTCGTCTTTGCTGGTTGTTTTCAACCAGTCATGCACCGCAATCATTGCTCGTTTGATGATATCAGCAGCGGTCCCTTGCATTGGCGCATTGATTGCTGCACGTTCAGCCGCTTTTCGAGCTGCGCCATTTCGCGCGTTAATGTCAGGCAAGTACAAACGGCGACCAAACAACGTTTCGACATACCCATTTTCAGACGCTTTTTGACGCGTGGATTCCATGTACTCTAGTACGCCTGGGAAACGTTCGAAATATTTATCGATGTAATGCTGTGCTTCTGCTCGCGGTACATCCAATTGACGAGACAGACCAAATGCAGACATTCCGTAAATCAAGCCAAAGTTAACGGCTTTCGCTTTTCGACGCATATCCGTCGTGACGTCGTCTAAACTCACCGCAAAAACTTCTGCGGCAGTTGCGCTGTGAACGTCTTGACCTTGTGCAAACGCATTGAGCAGACCTTTATCCTGCGATAAGTGCGCCATGATCCGCAGTTCGATTTGACTGTAGTCCGCGGCAACAATTTGATGTCCTTCGGAGGCAATAAATGCTTCTCGAATTCGACGCCCTTCTTCACTGCGGATTGGAATGTTCTGCAAGTTCGGATCTGTTGAGCTTAAGCGACCAGTTGCGGTTACTGCCTGATGGTAAGACGTGTGCACACGACCTGTATGCGCATTCACCATCAATGGTAATTTGTCCGTGTAGGTCGACTTCAATTTCGACAGGCCGCGATGCTCCATAATAATTTTAGGCAATGGATAATCATGCGCTAACTCTTGCAATACCTCTTCAGCCGTAGATGGTGCACCTTTAGGTGTTTTCTTGACGATTGGCAAACCCAGTTTTTCAAACAAGATATGCTGGAGTTGCTTTGTCGAACTTAGATTGAATGGCTCTTCAGCAATTTCATGTGCTTGTTGTTCAAGCTCAATCAATCGCTCTGCAATGTGCTTGCTTTGTGCTCCTAACATATCAACGTCAATCGCTACACCAGTGCGTTCGATGTCTGAAAGTACACTAAGTAGAGGCAATTCAATTTCAGTAAAGACACTCATTAGTGGCGTCTCGGCAGCCAATTTAGGCCACAACGCCTCATGCAGTCGATACGTTACATCCGCGTCTTCAGCCGCGTAAAATGCCGCTTTCTCTAACTCAATTTGATTAAACGTAAGCTGGTTTTTGCCTTTTCCTGCAATGTCTTCAAAACTCACTGTTTTGTAGCCTAAATATTTGAGCGCTAGCGAATCCATGTCATGTCGTGTACCTACACTGTTAAACACATACGATTCCAACATCGTATCAAACGCAATTCCATCTAACTCGATGTTTGCCTGCGCAAGTACGCTTTTGTCGTACTTCAAGTTTTGGCCAATCTTAAGCAGTTGTTTATCCGCAAGGATTGGTGCCATGTGCGATAACACAAGATCGAGCGGTAGCTGCTCCGGTGCGCCAACGTAATCGTGAGCTAAAGGTAGATACGCGGCATCCCCAGCTGCCACAGCGAAACTCATCCCGACAAGCTTTGCTTCCATATAATCCAAACTGGTCGTTTCGGTGTCAAAAGCGAACACCTTTGCCGCTTTCAGTTTGTCACACCATGTTTTTAGTTGAGTTTCGGTAAGGATCGTTTCATAGTGAGCTTCCACAACCACTGAATTTGGCTCATCTTCAGCGACCGCAGAGCGGTCAACTGTAGCCGCTTGTTTCGCGGTAGCACTGCCATCTAACAACTCCGCAAGCCAACGCTTAAACTCACACTGACCGTACAATTCAATTAAAGCATCATTGTTTTGCTCTTTTAAAATCAGTGATTCAAGATCGTTGTCGACCTCAACATCTAATTTGATCGTAGCCAATTCATAGCTCAGCGGTAACTGTGTGAGTGCTCGTTGAAGTTTCTCGCCAATCTTACCTTTGACTTCGTGCGCATGATCTATTACGCCTTGCAACGATCCGTACTGTTGCAACCATTTTACCGCCGTTTTTGGTCCACAGCCCTCAACACCAGGAATGTTGTCGACCTTATCACCCATTAAAGCAAGATAATCAATGATGAGTCTCAGGTCCCACACCAAATTTTTCTTTCACCATGTCTGGATCGGAAATCGTATCTGTCATGGTATTAATCAGTGTCACGTGCTCATCGACGAGCTGTGCCATATCCTTATCTCCCGTGGATATAAGTACATGACGCTTTTGCTCAGACGCAATGCGTGCAAACGTACCAATTACGTCATCCGCTTCAACGCCTTCTATGCTGATAAGCGGAAAGCCCATCGCTTTAATGATCTCATGCAATGGTGCGATTTGGGTACGTAAATCGTCCGGCATAGGTGGACGGTGCGCTTTATATTCGCTGTATAGATCGTTTCTAAACGTCTTACCTTTAGCATCAAAGATCACGGCCATGTGCGAAGGTTGATATTGCTTTATCAAACTTTTCAACATATTGACCACACCGTAGATAGCCCCCGTGGCTTCGCCTTTTGAGTTAGTCAGGTGCGGTGGTGAGTGATAAGCACGAAATAAGTAGGATGAACCATCAACCAAAATAAGTGGATTTTGAGGGATCTTTGACATAAAGAAGGGATCCTGAAAGAAACAAAGATGAATAGGTTATAGCATGCCATAGCAACCGTTAGAAAACGAGCTTTGAAATACCCAAGATGTCTTACTTTACGGGCTGCATAATCTGTGGATAACTTTGTAGACAAACACAAAAGACTCTAGGAACTGAGCGTAAAGCGCTTCCCAAGAGGACCTGTAATTCATTGGATTTAAAAGGAATAATGGTACGGCTTTCGTTATTATTATTATTCCGTTGAATGTGGAAAACGAGTTTTAAGCTCTATTATTTAGCACATTTTATGACCGCTTTTCATTGAGCGGACGGGTATACTACCACATTGGATCAAAGATCAAAGTAGATCCTTTATAATTTTTTATTGTAAGCCCTTTTGCCGTTCGGCATATAGCCGATTCACCCTGTGATCGACACCGTTTCTCGCACAAGAAACAACCAAAGTTATTTTGTTTAACTACGAACTCGTAAGCGTTACTACTGAAATTAATCTAAACAGCGAGTTTCATCAAAACGACCCTGAATTAATGCTAAACTAGCAGCAATTAAACCATTTAAAGGACAAACATGATGAAACGTGTTGCGGTAATTCTCTCTGGGTGTGGCGTTTTTGATGGTGCGGAAATTCATGAATCTGTGCTCACGCTTTTACATATTGCAAAAGCTGGTGCTCATTACCAGTGTTTTGCTCCGGACATAGACCAGCTGCATACCATTAACCATTTGTCTGGTGAAGTCATGGCGCAAAATAGAAATGTGCTCGTTGAATCGGCACGCATTGCACGTGGTGAAGTGAAGTCTCTGCGTGAACTCAATGTTGCAGACTTTGACGCACTACTTGTGCCCGGCGGATTTGGCGCAGCCAAAAACCTGTGTGATTTTGCACTTAGCGGCGCAAACATGGTTATTCACGAGGACGTTTTCACTGTATGTCATGCTTTTGCACAAGCGGGAAAACCGGCAGGCTATGCGTGCATTGCGCCAGCTCTCATTCCACAAGTGTATGGTCAAGGCGTACAACTAACCATTGGCAATGATACGGACACAGCTACCGCAATCGAAGCAATGGGTGGCTCTCATGTCACGTGTTTAGTGGATGAAATCGTCATTGACGAAAAGCATCAGGTTGTGAGTACACCTGCTTATATGCTGGCTCAATCAATCGTTGAAGCCAACACTGGACTTGAAAAACTGGTTAATCAAGTATTAAAAATGTGCAAGTAAAAATCGCGTAAATAAACAATCGACTTGTGCCCATTAAAAGGCCAAAAAAGCCGACATTTGTTTGCGATGGCACAAATAATTGTATTTTTTGCGAAGATATACTTAAGTTTACGTTTTATAAATCGATTGGTGACGTTATAATCACCCGCATTTGGGTCAGCTCGTGAATATCACGTGCAAATCGAAGTGAGCAAGGCAAAATGAAAAAACTTTCAGCAGCATTATTATTGCTATCTACCGCTGTGTTTGCACAGCCTTATGACAATTCACTAACAGAAGATGCAATCAAACAGCGTCTAGAGCCTGTTGGTTCTGTATACCTTGCAGGCGCTGAATCAGCTGCTGCAGCTGAGCCGACTGGTCCTCGTTCTGGCGAGCAAGTATATCAAGCGGCATGTTTCGCCTGTCACGGTACAGGTGCACTTGGCGCGCCAAAAGCGCACGCCGATTGGGAACCTCGTCTAGCAAAAGGCAAAGACGTATTACTTAATCATGCTATCAACGGTTTTAACTCTATGCCACCACGTGGTACATGTATGAACTGTAGCGATGATGAGCTTGCTGCGGCAATCGAATTTATGTCATCAAAGTAATCCCAAAAAGGGCCTAAATTAGGCCCTTTTTCCCTCCTCGAGCAACACAACTAAAACCGTTTAAAACTTGACTTTTCGCTGCAATAAGTGAAATTATAGTGAATAATAATTAAACAATAATAATCGGTTAATATCATTGGACGATTCCACAACAGGGCATAACAAACTTGCTCGGCATAATCGCCGTTTGCAAGCACTGTTAAGAAAGTACAAACAGCTCCATCAGCTCCAAAATGCACTGATCCAATTATCAGAGCAAGCTAGCACTGTCCCTGAATTAACCTTACTCTATCCTGCAATCCACCACATTCTTGAGCAACACTTACCTAGTCGTAGCTTTTACGTCGTTCTGCAAAACCAATTTACCCAAGCCCTTGAACTCTCCTATTTCGTTGATGAGAAGGATGGCATTTCAGTACCGATGCATCTGGCCAATCAGTTTGGCGAAGGCGTAACGGGCCATGTCTTTAGACTGGGGGAAACCGTCTACTATACGAAAGAGTCGATGCAAGATGCCGTAAAAGATGGCCATTTTAAAGCGCTAGGTTCACCCGCTGAACACTGGGTTGGGGTGCCTATTTATCGAGAAAAAACCATCATCGGAGTGATGGTGTCGCAGAGCTACAATCCGACACAAAGTTATTCAGATCAACAAATTGAGCTCTTGGAAGTGATGTCTTTGTACCTTGCAACAGCCATTGAACGTGTGAAAAAACGAGAACTCCTCGAATCGGAAGTCAAAATCCGTACACGTGCACTGATGCAAAGTAATGAAGCGCTCAATTCTGAAATTGATCATCGCAAGAAAGCGTTAGAACGCCAACAAATTCTCTTTAAAATAGCGGAATTGGCAACCAGCTCTGAACACATCGAAGACGTTTACTTACAAGTCCATCAAATCATTCGTTCAATCACCTTTGCAGAAAATCTCTACATTGCGCTGTATGACAAAGAATCCGGTTGGCTCACTTTCCCTTATTGTGTGGATCAAAAAACCGCAGCGTCAAAACCTCGCGAATTTGCCAAAGGCTACAGTGAACTCGTTATCAGCACTGAGCGTGTACAATTAATTGATAGCCACCGTGCAAAGTTGTTGATTGAAAATGGGATTGTTGAACGAGCCGTCCATGTTCCTGAAGAAAACCGTGCAACCAGTTGGCTTGGCGCACCACTCAAAACGTCTCAAGGGGTTATCGGTCTGATCGCGTGTCAGGCGTATGATCATAAATATGAATTTGATCACGATGACATGGAATTGATCTCCTTCGTCTCGCATCAAATTGCGGCTGTCTTGCAAACGCATTTGGCCAATCAAGCCTTAAAAGCAAGTTATCAAGAACTGGAACATCGTGTACTCGAAAAAACCAAAGAGTTGCGCCAGACCAACTTGCATTTACAAATGCAGATTGACGAACGTAAGAAAATTGAACAGCAACTTTACCACGATGCGCACCATGACTCTTTAACCGGATTACCAAACCGCAGTCTATTTCTAACTCAGCTCGAGCGGACACTGCAGGTTTATCAACGCCACCCTGACCACCATTTTGCCGTTTTGTTTATCGACCTTGATAAATTCAAAGAGATTAACGATCAATTAGGCCATCATGCTGGCGATCAATTTTTGATAAGTGTCAGCCAATCCTTCGCCGATTGTATTCGTGAACACGACCTGTTGGCCCGTTTAGCCGGTGATGAATTTGTCGTGCTGTTAAACCATTTAACGGATAAACAGCAAGCTGAAGATGTCGCGAAACGGATCATTCGAGTAATGCAAAAGCCATTTTGTATGAAAGGTATTTGTGTACAAAGTGGTGCAAGTATTGGGATAACTTACAGCAACAAGCGTTATGCAGATACCGACGAAATTATCCGCGATGCTGATGCGGCAATGTACTATGCGAAAAATGCAGGCCGAGGACGTTTCGAGTTCTATCATCCTCTCCTAACGGCTGGCAAGAACATCCAACGTCACGCTGAACAACATCATTTATGTGATCTGCCTACCCATTTCCGTTCAACTGAGATAAGCAACTTAGACGATTCTAACGATGGAAAGCGGGCTAAAATTCGCGTACTTGAAGCCTTCGGAGAACACCCCGTTTTAGGTAGTACGAGCTTTGATATCCTCAAAAAATTTGCAGCAGAGAAAGACGAACAAATTGAAATTGAGTTAAAGCTACTTCAAGAAGCACAAAACTGGTCAAAGCAATTCGACGGAAATACCCTTTTCTCATGCTCAACATTATTGCTTGAAGAACACACCTTCCCTCAACTACAAAAACATTTGAACGCAAGCCAGTACAAACTGTGTCTTTTGTTTAATGAGTTGGACGTGCGTTTTGCGTCTAGTCGTCAACTCGAAAACCTCAAGTTGCTCACCCAAAGTGGCGTGGCAGTTGGGATTAATGAGTTTGCAAAAGACCGATGCGATTTGACATTAGTGAGCCAATTGGATTTTAAATACGTATTGCTCAGCTCTACATTCAGTAAACGAGTTTTACAGCAATCGAGCTATGAAGTGCAATTGAAAGGGATTTTGGCTGTCACCGCGTGTAAACACATTCAAGTAGTGGCTAAAGGCCCTGCGATTTTGAATTTTCAAACCTTACTCGAAAAACACGGTTTGAAACTCTTTTTTGGTAAGCAACAAAGTTTACAAGCTCAAAATTTGTATGATTTACCGGACAGTGAGTTGCTCGCCGAATAACAGATTCAACGAGCAATCCAAATAGCCTATCAGCACTAATCTCGTTTTAACATCGCCCGCAAACCCGCGACTCGGCTTTGCCCATGCTGCATGCGCTCTTCTTGGCTTTTTACCGGTTGTTTACCTTCGATAGCCAAATCATCTTGCGGTAACTCTTCCACAAAGCGACTGAGTTCTGGTGTGATCATTTCGCCAAACTGACGTCGGCTTTTGGCATACGTCATCGTCAAGGTTTGTTGTGCACGCGTAATACCGACGTAGGCCAGACGGCGTTCTTCTTCAACATTGTCTTCGTCGATGCTGGTTTGGTGAGGCAGTAAGCCTTCTTCCATGCCAACCATGAACACGTGCGGGTATTCCAGACCTTTAGACGCATGCAGAGTCAACAATTGCACCGCATCACTTTCATCTTCACCTTCGTTACGCTCCAACATATCTCGAAGCGTGAGCTTGCTGACGACCTCCGGTAGCGTCATCGGTGGATTATCTTCATCCCCTGACAACATTTCGCTTATCCAACGATAGAGCCTCCGAAACGTTCTTCATCCGCATTTCGGCAGCCTTTGCGCTCGTTGATGACTCGTACAAGTAAGCTTCGTA
It contains:
- a CDS encoding c-type cytochrome, producing MKKLSAALLLLSTAVFAQPYDNSLTEDAIKQRLEPVGSVYLAGAESAAAAEPTGPRSGEQVYQAACFACHGTGALGAPKAHADWEPRLAKGKDVLLNHAINGFNSMPPRGTCMNCSDDELAAAIEFMSSK
- the yihA gene encoding ribosome biogenesis GTP-binding protein YihA/YsxC; protein product: MLKSRIKYSTAKFVTSAPDITRLPADEGIEVAFAGRSNAGKSSALNALTNQKLARTSKTPGRTQLINTFELDAEKRLIDLPGYGYAKVPLEMKIKWQKSLGEYLQKRDSLKGLVVLMDIRHPLKDLDLDLIEWAVGCEIPVLALLTKADKYAQGKRKSEVLQVRKALAELGGDIKVHAFSSLKGIGLTDLAWTLDDWFLGPYVKEVPAEAE
- a CDS encoding bifunctional diguanylate cyclase/phosphodiesterase — encoded protein: MDDSTTGHNKLARHNRRLQALLRKYKQLHQLQNALIQLSEQASTVPELTLLYPAIHHILEQHLPSRSFYVVLQNQFTQALELSYFVDEKDGISVPMHLANQFGEGVTGHVFRLGETVYYTKESMQDAVKDGHFKALGSPAEHWVGVPIYREKTIIGVMVSQSYNPTQSYSDQQIELLEVMSLYLATAIERVKKRELLESEVKIRTRALMQSNEALNSEIDHRKKALERQQILFKIAELATSSEHIEDVYLQVHQIIRSITFAENLYIALYDKESGWLTFPYCVDQKTAASKPREFAKGYSELVISTERVQLIDSHRAKLLIENGIVERAVHVPEENRATSWLGAPLKTSQGVIGLIACQAYDHKYEFDHDDMELISFVSHQIAAVLQTHLANQALKASYQELEHRVLEKTKELRQTNLHLQMQIDERKKIEQQLYHDAHHDSLTGLPNRSLFLTQLERTLQVYQRHPDHHFAVLFIDLDKFKEINDQLGHHAGDQFLISVSQSFADCIREHDLLARLAGDEFVVLLNHLTDKQQAEDVAKRIIRVMQKPFCMKGICVQSGASIGITYSNKRYADTDEIIRDADAAMYYAKNAGRGRFEFYHPLLTAGKNIQRHAEQHHLCDLPTHFRSTEISNLDDSNDGKRAKIRVLEAFGEHPVLGSTSFDILKKFAAEKDEQIEIELKLLQEAQNWSKQFDGNTLFSCSTLLLEEHTFPQLQKHLNASQYKLCLLFNELDVRFASSRQLENLKLLTQSGVAVGINEFAKDRCDLTLVSQLDFKYVLLSSTFSKRVLQQSSYEVQLKGILAVTACKHIQVVAKGPAILNFQTLLEKHGLKLFFGKQQSLQAQNLYDLPDSELLAE
- a CDS encoding YceI family protein, with amino-acid sequence MLKTIFMAGATLASSLFAANAVADWQIDPSNSDVQFVSVKKNTIGEVHHFTQFAGRLSDAGEFSFSIELASVESMIPIRNERMQQMLFEVAAFPKAQLTASLAKQLSGLKSGMNKVDGVEATLSLHGKTQKVMLDLNVAKLGNDLFVTTRKPLLINAKDYALDAGVEALRKVAGLDAIAHAVPVFVSLHLVQK
- the elbB gene encoding isoprenoid biosynthesis glyoxalase ElbB, which gives rise to MKRVAVILSGCGVFDGAEIHESVLTLLHIAKAGAHYQCFAPDIDQLHTINHLSGEVMAQNRNVLVESARIARGEVKSLRELNVADFDALLVPGGFGAAKNLCDFALSGANMVIHEDVFTVCHAFAQAGKPAGYACIAPALIPQVYGQGVQLTIGNDTDTATAIEAMGGSHVTCLVDEIVIDEKHQVVSTPAYMLAQSIVEANTGLEKLVNQVLKMCK
- a CDS encoding DUF1285 domain-containing protein, with protein sequence MQSLDALITQLVSVQGPQAHWQPTQCGTLPIKIDTEANWFHDGTRVTRQEMIKLWASVLRVEYENGESFVGASYHLTTPAEDVEIEVDDVPFIIQSWTIVSVEEGEVIVVTDNLHRQWPLCTHFPLINRAFREQHIPYMVLKGGLLARISRHVYYQWAERAIENEGLFWLVSGNDRFLLAD